One window from the genome of Oryza glaberrima chromosome 3, OglaRS2, whole genome shotgun sequence encodes:
- the LOC127768902 gene encoding rho GTPase-activating protein REN1-like isoform X1, with amino-acid sequence MSASEFRIPYQQVSSSQTAENAGQYKICRCGEGDPNTSETGDSSPTSCPNCQVLKSGHLLLSSKGIGWTTWKKRWFILTRASLVFFRSDPNAPVRGNEPVVTLGGIDLNNTGSVVVKEDRKLLTVLFPDSRDGRTFTLKAETTEELNEWKSALENALAQAPAVANAVGQNPIFSTDIAEPAEAPAEQPDDKSVIGRPAEFALVDADGSPSFLEKALKFIEDYGVKVEGILRQSADVEEVKRRVQDYEKGKNEFSPEEDAHVIGDCIKYVLREMPSSPVPAPCCTALVGAYRTDKTKRLDAMSKVIYEVFPEPNQQLLQRILKMMQIVGSHKAVNRMSPSALAACMAPLLLRPLLLGECEIDSDFSMAGDGSFQLLQAAAAANHAQAIVIIMLEEYDEIFDDLEDGSCSSDAYTDSEDGDVDKEYSTDNDVDGSYDSGEDNIEEDMEDDTEYSSGGSECDDKVKRNNSGKASNGNDKGFQPPKKAARTEHGVLREDTNQFSSVPPVENTSQMESNDPSHRKLHESNGSTDQIEKSNVRASSSRAKFMEKSSSRNKSKKTLLGRASARRDLSADETDFCSDDETLIEKLENNKTDLQSKITKEVKENSILQASLGRRKEELHERRLALEKEVENLRDQLQKERKLRASLESGLMNLRRGQVSFPSTIDSKTKADLEEVATAEADILNLKQKVSDLRGQLNNHVQMSSTSLCDSCNKRLLSTDKLFEDEQNTSPSNVGPNSMSDMASATDMADIEQSRKQTTQHSSSSIDKPTLHKHQKSIASNEQSSTISQRAQRILSSKGGIMKDGQDGSFTSKWNLAQKQYSNNPLLGRLGSNAYSSTRTEESGAVPFALAKLTNRLNFLKERRAILASEMQNLNLARPPGPTAPAPKKDST; translated from the exons ATGTCAGCTTCGGAGTTCAGGATTCCATATCAGCAA GTATCATCTTCACAGACTGCTGAGAATGCAGGTCAGTACAAGATCTGCCGGTGTGGGGAAGGAGACCCAAACACATCTGAAACTGGTGACAGTTCGCCAACTAGTTGTCCTAATTGCCAG GTTCTTAAGAGTGGGCATCTACTGCTCTCATCTAAAG GAATTGGTTGGACAACATGGAAAAAGCGCTGGTTTATTCTTACAAGGGCATCATTAGTGTTCTTCAGAAGTGATCCT AATGCACCTGTCAGAGGAAATGAACCGGTTGTTACACTAGGTGGAATTGACTTGAATAACACCGGAAG TGTTGTGGTCAAAGAAGACAGGAAACTTTTAACGGTGTTATTTCCTGATAGCCGTGACGGCCGTACCTTCACTCTGAAG GCAGAAACTACAGAAGAGCTCAATGAGTGGAAAAGTGCATTAGAGAATGCTCTGGCACAAGCACCTGCTGTAGCAAATGCTGTTGGCCAAAATCCAATTTTCAGCACTGACATAGCAGAGCCTGCTGAAGCTCCAGCTGAACAGC CGGACGACAAATCTGTTATTGGTAGACCTGCAGAGTTTGCCCTTGTAGATGCTGATGGTAGTCCATCTTTCCTGGAGAAGGCCTTGAAGTTCATTGAAGATTATG GTGTCAAGGTGGAAGGAATCCTCCGTCAGTCTGCTGATGTTGAAGAAGTCAAACGCAGAGTCCAAGACTATGAAAAGG GGAAAAATGAGTTCTCCCCAGAAGAGGATGCACATGTTATTGGTGACTGTATCAAG TATGTTCTTCGAGAGATGCCATCATCTCCTGTTCCTGCACCATGTTGCACTGCGCTGGTTGGAGCTTACC GAACCGACAAAACAAAAAGGCTTGATGCTATGAGTAAAGTGATTTATGAAGTTTTTCCGGAACCAAACCAGCAACTATTGCAGAG GATTCTTAAGATGATGCAGATTGTTGGATCACACAAAGCTGTGAATAGGATGTCTCCATCGGCTTTGGCGGCTTGCATGGCACCACTCCTTCTCCGACCTCTTCTTCTCGGTGAATGTGAAATTGATAGTGACTTTAGTATGGCTGGGGATGGTTCATTCCAGCTGCTtcaagctgcagctgctgccaaCCATGCTCAAGCAATTGTCATCATTATGCTCGAGGAATACGACGAGATATTTGAT GACTTGGAAGACGGTTCCTGCTCTTCAGATGCATATACTGATTCAGAAGATGGCGATGTTGACAAGGAATATTCTACGGATAATGATGTGGATGGCTCTTATGATTCTGGTGAAGATAACATTGAAGAAGACATGGAAGATGATACTGAGTACTCCTCTGGTGGCAGTGAATGTGATGACAAG GTTAAAAGGAATAACTCTGGCAAGGCATCTAATGGTAATGATAAGGGTTTTCAACCTCCTAAGAAAGCAGCAAGAACAGAACATGGTGTGCTAAGGGAAGACACTAATCAATTTTCTTCTGTTCCACCAGTGGAGAATACTTCCCAAATGGAGAGCAATGATCCATCCCATCGAAAATTACACGAATCAAATGGATCCACAGATCAAATAGAAAAGTCAAATGTTCGCGCATCATCATCAAGAGCAAAATTTATGGAGAAATCAAGCTCAAGAAATAAGAGCAAAAAGACCTTATTGGGCCGTGCTTCA GCAAGAAGAGACCTGTCGGCAGATGAGACTGACTTTTGCAGTGATGATGA GACTCTTATTGAGAAGCTTGAGAACAACAAGACGGATCTCCAATCTAAAATTACAAAGGAG GTGAAAGAAAATTCAATCCTCCAGGCAAGTCTTGGAAGGAGGAAAGAAGAATTGCATGAACGCCGCTTAGCACTTGAAAAAGAA GTGGAAAATTTGCGGGATCAGCTACAGAAGGAGAGAAAATTGAGGGCCTCATTGGAGTCTGGGCTGATGAATTTGCGTAGAGGACAGGTGTCCTTCCCATCAACAATTGATAGCaag ACTAAGGCTGATCTTGAGGAAGTTGCTACTGCTGAAGCTGATATTTTGAACTTGAAGCAAAAGGTTTCTGATCTCCGTGGACAACTCAACAACCATGTCCAGATGAGCTCCACCTCATTATGTGACTCTTGCAACAAACGACTCCTAAGTACAGACAAGCTTTTCGA AGATGAACAGAATACTTCACCATCAAATGTTGGGCCCAATTCTATGTCTGACATGGCATCGGCTACAGACATG GCAGATATTGAGCAATCAAGGAAGCAAACCACACAacattcatcttcttccatagACAAGCCAACTCTCCACAAACATCAAAAGA GTATTGCATCCAATGAACAATCAAGTACCATCAGCCAAAGGGCTCAAAGGATCTTATCTTCTAAGGGTGGGATTATGAAGGATGGCCAAGATGGATCATTTACATCAAAGTGGAACCTTGCACAGAAACAATACTCAAACAATCCACTGTTAGGCAGGCTTGGATCAAATGCCTATTCGAGCACTAGAACAGAG GAATCTGGGGCAGTGCCATTTGCATTAGCCAAGCTGACAAACCGGCTCAATTTTTTGAAAGAAAGGAGGGCGATTCTTGCAAGTGAGATGCAAAACTTAAATTTGGCTCGCCCACCAGGGCCTACAGCTCCAGCACCAAAGAAAGACTCCACATGA
- the LOC127768902 gene encoding rho GTPase-activating protein REN1-like isoform X4, with protein MSASEFRIPYQQVSSSQTAENAGQYKICRCGEGDPNTSETGDSSPTSCPNCQVLKSGHLLLSSKGIGWTTWKKRWFILTRASLVFFRSDPNAPVRGNEPVVTLGGIDLNNTGSVVVKEDRKLLTVLFPDSRDGRTFTLKAETTEELNEWKSALENALAQAPAVANAVGQNPIFSTDIAEPAEAPAEQPDDKSVIGRPAEFALVDADGSPSFLEKALKFIEDYGVKVEGILRQSADVEEVKRRVQDYEKGKNEFSPEEDAHVIGDCIKYVLREMPSSPVPAPCCTALVGAYRTDKTKRLDAMSKVIYEVFPEPNQQLLQRILKMMQIVGSHKAVNRMSPSALAACMAPLLLRPLLLGECEIDSDFSMAGDGSFQLLQAAAAANHAQAIVIIMLEEYDEIFDDLEDGSCSSDAYTDSEDGDVDKEYSTDNDVDGSYDSGEDNIEEDMEDDTEYSSGGSECDDKVKRNNSGKASNVENTSQMESNDPSHRKLHESNGSTDQIEKSNVRASSSRAKFMEKSSSRNKSKKTLLGRASARRDLSADETDFCSDDETLIEKLENNKTDLQSKITKEVKENSILQASLGRRKEELHERRLALEKEVENLRDQLQKERKLRASLESGLMNLRRGQVSFPSTIDSKQKVSDLRGQLNNHVQMSSTSLCDSCNKRLLSTDKLFEDEQNTSPSNVGPNSMSDMASATDMADIEQSRKQTTQHSSSSIDKPTLHKHQKSIASNEQSSTISQRAQRILSSKGGIMKDGQDGSFTSKWNLAQKQYSNNPLLGRLGSNAYSSTRTEESGAVPFALAKLTNRLNFLKERRAILASEMQNLNLARPPGPTAPAPKKDST; from the exons ATGTCAGCTTCGGAGTTCAGGATTCCATATCAGCAA GTATCATCTTCACAGACTGCTGAGAATGCAGGTCAGTACAAGATCTGCCGGTGTGGGGAAGGAGACCCAAACACATCTGAAACTGGTGACAGTTCGCCAACTAGTTGTCCTAATTGCCAG GTTCTTAAGAGTGGGCATCTACTGCTCTCATCTAAAG GAATTGGTTGGACAACATGGAAAAAGCGCTGGTTTATTCTTACAAGGGCATCATTAGTGTTCTTCAGAAGTGATCCT AATGCACCTGTCAGAGGAAATGAACCGGTTGTTACACTAGGTGGAATTGACTTGAATAACACCGGAAG TGTTGTGGTCAAAGAAGACAGGAAACTTTTAACGGTGTTATTTCCTGATAGCCGTGACGGCCGTACCTTCACTCTGAAG GCAGAAACTACAGAAGAGCTCAATGAGTGGAAAAGTGCATTAGAGAATGCTCTGGCACAAGCACCTGCTGTAGCAAATGCTGTTGGCCAAAATCCAATTTTCAGCACTGACATAGCAGAGCCTGCTGAAGCTCCAGCTGAACAGC CGGACGACAAATCTGTTATTGGTAGACCTGCAGAGTTTGCCCTTGTAGATGCTGATGGTAGTCCATCTTTCCTGGAGAAGGCCTTGAAGTTCATTGAAGATTATG GTGTCAAGGTGGAAGGAATCCTCCGTCAGTCTGCTGATGTTGAAGAAGTCAAACGCAGAGTCCAAGACTATGAAAAGG GGAAAAATGAGTTCTCCCCAGAAGAGGATGCACATGTTATTGGTGACTGTATCAAG TATGTTCTTCGAGAGATGCCATCATCTCCTGTTCCTGCACCATGTTGCACTGCGCTGGTTGGAGCTTACC GAACCGACAAAACAAAAAGGCTTGATGCTATGAGTAAAGTGATTTATGAAGTTTTTCCGGAACCAAACCAGCAACTATTGCAGAG GATTCTTAAGATGATGCAGATTGTTGGATCACACAAAGCTGTGAATAGGATGTCTCCATCGGCTTTGGCGGCTTGCATGGCACCACTCCTTCTCCGACCTCTTCTTCTCGGTGAATGTGAAATTGATAGTGACTTTAGTATGGCTGGGGATGGTTCATTCCAGCTGCTtcaagctgcagctgctgccaaCCATGCTCAAGCAATTGTCATCATTATGCTCGAGGAATACGACGAGATATTTGAT GACTTGGAAGACGGTTCCTGCTCTTCAGATGCATATACTGATTCAGAAGATGGCGATGTTGACAAGGAATATTCTACGGATAATGATGTGGATGGCTCTTATGATTCTGGTGAAGATAACATTGAAGAAGACATGGAAGATGATACTGAGTACTCCTCTGGTGGCAGTGAATGTGATGACAAG GTTAAAAGGAATAACTCTGGCAAGGCATCTAATG TGGAGAATACTTCCCAAATGGAGAGCAATGATCCATCCCATCGAAAATTACACGAATCAAATGGATCCACAGATCAAATAGAAAAGTCAAATGTTCGCGCATCATCATCAAGAGCAAAATTTATGGAGAAATCAAGCTCAAGAAATAAGAGCAAAAAGACCTTATTGGGCCGTGCTTCA GCAAGAAGAGACCTGTCGGCAGATGAGACTGACTTTTGCAGTGATGATGA GACTCTTATTGAGAAGCTTGAGAACAACAAGACGGATCTCCAATCTAAAATTACAAAGGAG GTGAAAGAAAATTCAATCCTCCAGGCAAGTCTTGGAAGGAGGAAAGAAGAATTGCATGAACGCCGCTTAGCACTTGAAAAAGAA GTGGAAAATTTGCGGGATCAGCTACAGAAGGAGAGAAAATTGAGGGCCTCATTGGAGTCTGGGCTGATGAATTTGCGTAGAGGACAGGTGTCCTTCCCATCAACAATTGATAGCaag CAAAAGGTTTCTGATCTCCGTGGACAACTCAACAACCATGTCCAGATGAGCTCCACCTCATTATGTGACTCTTGCAACAAACGACTCCTAAGTACAGACAAGCTTTTCGA AGATGAACAGAATACTTCACCATCAAATGTTGGGCCCAATTCTATGTCTGACATGGCATCGGCTACAGACATG GCAGATATTGAGCAATCAAGGAAGCAAACCACACAacattcatcttcttccatagACAAGCCAACTCTCCACAAACATCAAAAGA GTATTGCATCCAATGAACAATCAAGTACCATCAGCCAAAGGGCTCAAAGGATCTTATCTTCTAAGGGTGGGATTATGAAGGATGGCCAAGATGGATCATTTACATCAAAGTGGAACCTTGCACAGAAACAATACTCAAACAATCCACTGTTAGGCAGGCTTGGATCAAATGCCTATTCGAGCACTAGAACAGAG GAATCTGGGGCAGTGCCATTTGCATTAGCCAAGCTGACAAACCGGCTCAATTTTTTGAAAGAAAGGAGGGCGATTCTTGCAAGTGAGATGCAAAACTTAAATTTGGCTCGCCCACCAGGGCCTACAGCTCCAGCACCAAAGAAAGACTCCACATGA
- the LOC127768902 gene encoding rho GTPase-activating protein REN1-like isoform X2 translates to MSASEFRIPYQQVSSSQTAENAGQYKICRCGEGDPNTSETGDSSPTSCPNCQVLKSGHLLLSSKGIGWTTWKKRWFILTRASLVFFRSDPNAPVRGNEPVVTLGGIDLNNTGSVVVKEDRKLLTVLFPDSRDGRTFTLKAETTEELNEWKSALENALAQAPAVANAVGQNPIFSTDIAEPAEAPAEQPDDKSVIGRPAEFALVDADGSPSFLEKALKFIEDYGVKVEGILRQSADVEEVKRRVQDYEKGKNEFSPEEDAHVIGDCIKYVLREMPSSPVPAPCCTALVGAYRTDKTKRLDAMSKVIYEVFPEPNQQLLQRILKMMQIVGSHKAVNRMSPSALAACMAPLLLRPLLLGECEIDSDFSMAGDGSFQLLQAAAAANHAQAIVIIMLEEYDEIFDDLEDGSCSSDAYTDSEDGDVDKEYSTDNDVDGSYDSGEDNIEEDMEDDTEYSSGGSECDDKVKRNNSGKASNVENTSQMESNDPSHRKLHESNGSTDQIEKSNVRASSSRAKFMEKSSSRNKSKKTLLGRASARRDLSADETDFCSDDETLIEKLENNKTDLQSKITKEVKENSILQASLGRRKEELHERRLALEKEVENLRDQLQKERKLRASLESGLMNLRRGQVSFPSTIDSKTKADLEEVATAEADILNLKQKVSDLRGQLNNHVQMSSTSLCDSCNKRLLSTDKLFEDEQNTSPSNVGPNSMSDMASATDMADIEQSRKQTTQHSSSSIDKPTLHKHQKSIASNEQSSTISQRAQRILSSKGGIMKDGQDGSFTSKWNLAQKQYSNNPLLGRLGSNAYSSTRTEESGAVPFALAKLTNRLNFLKERRAILASEMQNLNLARPPGPTAPAPKKDST, encoded by the exons ATGTCAGCTTCGGAGTTCAGGATTCCATATCAGCAA GTATCATCTTCACAGACTGCTGAGAATGCAGGTCAGTACAAGATCTGCCGGTGTGGGGAAGGAGACCCAAACACATCTGAAACTGGTGACAGTTCGCCAACTAGTTGTCCTAATTGCCAG GTTCTTAAGAGTGGGCATCTACTGCTCTCATCTAAAG GAATTGGTTGGACAACATGGAAAAAGCGCTGGTTTATTCTTACAAGGGCATCATTAGTGTTCTTCAGAAGTGATCCT AATGCACCTGTCAGAGGAAATGAACCGGTTGTTACACTAGGTGGAATTGACTTGAATAACACCGGAAG TGTTGTGGTCAAAGAAGACAGGAAACTTTTAACGGTGTTATTTCCTGATAGCCGTGACGGCCGTACCTTCACTCTGAAG GCAGAAACTACAGAAGAGCTCAATGAGTGGAAAAGTGCATTAGAGAATGCTCTGGCACAAGCACCTGCTGTAGCAAATGCTGTTGGCCAAAATCCAATTTTCAGCACTGACATAGCAGAGCCTGCTGAAGCTCCAGCTGAACAGC CGGACGACAAATCTGTTATTGGTAGACCTGCAGAGTTTGCCCTTGTAGATGCTGATGGTAGTCCATCTTTCCTGGAGAAGGCCTTGAAGTTCATTGAAGATTATG GTGTCAAGGTGGAAGGAATCCTCCGTCAGTCTGCTGATGTTGAAGAAGTCAAACGCAGAGTCCAAGACTATGAAAAGG GGAAAAATGAGTTCTCCCCAGAAGAGGATGCACATGTTATTGGTGACTGTATCAAG TATGTTCTTCGAGAGATGCCATCATCTCCTGTTCCTGCACCATGTTGCACTGCGCTGGTTGGAGCTTACC GAACCGACAAAACAAAAAGGCTTGATGCTATGAGTAAAGTGATTTATGAAGTTTTTCCGGAACCAAACCAGCAACTATTGCAGAG GATTCTTAAGATGATGCAGATTGTTGGATCACACAAAGCTGTGAATAGGATGTCTCCATCGGCTTTGGCGGCTTGCATGGCACCACTCCTTCTCCGACCTCTTCTTCTCGGTGAATGTGAAATTGATAGTGACTTTAGTATGGCTGGGGATGGTTCATTCCAGCTGCTtcaagctgcagctgctgccaaCCATGCTCAAGCAATTGTCATCATTATGCTCGAGGAATACGACGAGATATTTGAT GACTTGGAAGACGGTTCCTGCTCTTCAGATGCATATACTGATTCAGAAGATGGCGATGTTGACAAGGAATATTCTACGGATAATGATGTGGATGGCTCTTATGATTCTGGTGAAGATAACATTGAAGAAGACATGGAAGATGATACTGAGTACTCCTCTGGTGGCAGTGAATGTGATGACAAG GTTAAAAGGAATAACTCTGGCAAGGCATCTAATG TGGAGAATACTTCCCAAATGGAGAGCAATGATCCATCCCATCGAAAATTACACGAATCAAATGGATCCACAGATCAAATAGAAAAGTCAAATGTTCGCGCATCATCATCAAGAGCAAAATTTATGGAGAAATCAAGCTCAAGAAATAAGAGCAAAAAGACCTTATTGGGCCGTGCTTCA GCAAGAAGAGACCTGTCGGCAGATGAGACTGACTTTTGCAGTGATGATGA GACTCTTATTGAGAAGCTTGAGAACAACAAGACGGATCTCCAATCTAAAATTACAAAGGAG GTGAAAGAAAATTCAATCCTCCAGGCAAGTCTTGGAAGGAGGAAAGAAGAATTGCATGAACGCCGCTTAGCACTTGAAAAAGAA GTGGAAAATTTGCGGGATCAGCTACAGAAGGAGAGAAAATTGAGGGCCTCATTGGAGTCTGGGCTGATGAATTTGCGTAGAGGACAGGTGTCCTTCCCATCAACAATTGATAGCaag ACTAAGGCTGATCTTGAGGAAGTTGCTACTGCTGAAGCTGATATTTTGAACTTGAAGCAAAAGGTTTCTGATCTCCGTGGACAACTCAACAACCATGTCCAGATGAGCTCCACCTCATTATGTGACTCTTGCAACAAACGACTCCTAAGTACAGACAAGCTTTTCGA AGATGAACAGAATACTTCACCATCAAATGTTGGGCCCAATTCTATGTCTGACATGGCATCGGCTACAGACATG GCAGATATTGAGCAATCAAGGAAGCAAACCACACAacattcatcttcttccatagACAAGCCAACTCTCCACAAACATCAAAAGA GTATTGCATCCAATGAACAATCAAGTACCATCAGCCAAAGGGCTCAAAGGATCTTATCTTCTAAGGGTGGGATTATGAAGGATGGCCAAGATGGATCATTTACATCAAAGTGGAACCTTGCACAGAAACAATACTCAAACAATCCACTGTTAGGCAGGCTTGGATCAAATGCCTATTCGAGCACTAGAACAGAG GAATCTGGGGCAGTGCCATTTGCATTAGCCAAGCTGACAAACCGGCTCAATTTTTTGAAAGAAAGGAGGGCGATTCTTGCAAGTGAGATGCAAAACTTAAATTTGGCTCGCCCACCAGGGCCTACAGCTCCAGCACCAAAGAAAGACTCCACATGA
- the LOC127768902 gene encoding rho GTPase-activating protein REN1-like isoform X3 — protein sequence MSASEFRIPYQQVSSSQTAENAGQYKICRCGEGDPNTSETGDSSPTSCPNCQVLKSGHLLLSSKGIGWTTWKKRWFILTRASLVFFRSDPNAPVRGNEPVVTLGGIDLNNTGSVVVKEDRKLLTVLFPDSRDGRTFTLKAETTEELNEWKSALENALAQAPAVANAVGQNPIFSTDIAEPAEAPAEQPDDKSVIGRPAEFALVDADGSPSFLEKALKFIEDYGVKVEGILRQSADVEEVKRRVQDYEKGKNEFSPEEDAHVIGDCIKYVLREMPSSPVPAPCCTALVGAYRTDKTKRLDAMSKVIYEVFPEPNQQLLQRILKMMQIVGSHKAVNRMSPSALAACMAPLLLRPLLLGECEIDSDFSMAGDGSFQLLQAAAAANHAQAIVIIMLEEYDEIFDDLEDGSCSSDAYTDSEDGDVDKEYSTDNDVDGSYDSGEDNIEEDMEDDTEYSSGGSECDDKVKRNNSGKASNVENTSQMESNDPSHRKLHESNGSTDQIEKSNVRASSSRAKFMEKSSSRNKSKKTLLGRASARRDLSADETDFCSDDETLIEKLENNKTDLQSKITKEVKENSILQASLGRRKEELHERRLALEKEVENLRDQLQKERKLRASLESGLMNLRRGQTKADLEEVATAEADILNLKQKVSDLRGQLNNHVQMSSTSLCDSCNKRLLSTDKLFEDEQNTSPSNVGPNSMSDMASATDMADIEQSRKQTTQHSSSSIDKPTLHKHQKSIASNEQSSTISQRAQRILSSKGGIMKDGQDGSFTSKWNLAQKQYSNNPLLGRLGSNAYSSTRTEESGAVPFALAKLTNRLNFLKERRAILASEMQNLNLARPPGPTAPAPKKDST from the exons ATGTCAGCTTCGGAGTTCAGGATTCCATATCAGCAA GTATCATCTTCACAGACTGCTGAGAATGCAGGTCAGTACAAGATCTGCCGGTGTGGGGAAGGAGACCCAAACACATCTGAAACTGGTGACAGTTCGCCAACTAGTTGTCCTAATTGCCAG GTTCTTAAGAGTGGGCATCTACTGCTCTCATCTAAAG GAATTGGTTGGACAACATGGAAAAAGCGCTGGTTTATTCTTACAAGGGCATCATTAGTGTTCTTCAGAAGTGATCCT AATGCACCTGTCAGAGGAAATGAACCGGTTGTTACACTAGGTGGAATTGACTTGAATAACACCGGAAG TGTTGTGGTCAAAGAAGACAGGAAACTTTTAACGGTGTTATTTCCTGATAGCCGTGACGGCCGTACCTTCACTCTGAAG GCAGAAACTACAGAAGAGCTCAATGAGTGGAAAAGTGCATTAGAGAATGCTCTGGCACAAGCACCTGCTGTAGCAAATGCTGTTGGCCAAAATCCAATTTTCAGCACTGACATAGCAGAGCCTGCTGAAGCTCCAGCTGAACAGC CGGACGACAAATCTGTTATTGGTAGACCTGCAGAGTTTGCCCTTGTAGATGCTGATGGTAGTCCATCTTTCCTGGAGAAGGCCTTGAAGTTCATTGAAGATTATG GTGTCAAGGTGGAAGGAATCCTCCGTCAGTCTGCTGATGTTGAAGAAGTCAAACGCAGAGTCCAAGACTATGAAAAGG GGAAAAATGAGTTCTCCCCAGAAGAGGATGCACATGTTATTGGTGACTGTATCAAG TATGTTCTTCGAGAGATGCCATCATCTCCTGTTCCTGCACCATGTTGCACTGCGCTGGTTGGAGCTTACC GAACCGACAAAACAAAAAGGCTTGATGCTATGAGTAAAGTGATTTATGAAGTTTTTCCGGAACCAAACCAGCAACTATTGCAGAG GATTCTTAAGATGATGCAGATTGTTGGATCACACAAAGCTGTGAATAGGATGTCTCCATCGGCTTTGGCGGCTTGCATGGCACCACTCCTTCTCCGACCTCTTCTTCTCGGTGAATGTGAAATTGATAGTGACTTTAGTATGGCTGGGGATGGTTCATTCCAGCTGCTtcaagctgcagctgctgccaaCCATGCTCAAGCAATTGTCATCATTATGCTCGAGGAATACGACGAGATATTTGAT GACTTGGAAGACGGTTCCTGCTCTTCAGATGCATATACTGATTCAGAAGATGGCGATGTTGACAAGGAATATTCTACGGATAATGATGTGGATGGCTCTTATGATTCTGGTGAAGATAACATTGAAGAAGACATGGAAGATGATACTGAGTACTCCTCTGGTGGCAGTGAATGTGATGACAAG GTTAAAAGGAATAACTCTGGCAAGGCATCTAATG TGGAGAATACTTCCCAAATGGAGAGCAATGATCCATCCCATCGAAAATTACACGAATCAAATGGATCCACAGATCAAATAGAAAAGTCAAATGTTCGCGCATCATCATCAAGAGCAAAATTTATGGAGAAATCAAGCTCAAGAAATAAGAGCAAAAAGACCTTATTGGGCCGTGCTTCA GCAAGAAGAGACCTGTCGGCAGATGAGACTGACTTTTGCAGTGATGATGA GACTCTTATTGAGAAGCTTGAGAACAACAAGACGGATCTCCAATCTAAAATTACAAAGGAG GTGAAAGAAAATTCAATCCTCCAGGCAAGTCTTGGAAGGAGGAAAGAAGAATTGCATGAACGCCGCTTAGCACTTGAAAAAGAA GTGGAAAATTTGCGGGATCAGCTACAGAAGGAGAGAAAATTGAGGGCCTCATTGGAGTCTGGGCTGATGAATTTGCGTAGAGGACAG ACTAAGGCTGATCTTGAGGAAGTTGCTACTGCTGAAGCTGATATTTTGAACTTGAAGCAAAAGGTTTCTGATCTCCGTGGACAACTCAACAACCATGTCCAGATGAGCTCCACCTCATTATGTGACTCTTGCAACAAACGACTCCTAAGTACAGACAAGCTTTTCGA AGATGAACAGAATACTTCACCATCAAATGTTGGGCCCAATTCTATGTCTGACATGGCATCGGCTACAGACATG GCAGATATTGAGCAATCAAGGAAGCAAACCACACAacattcatcttcttccatagACAAGCCAACTCTCCACAAACATCAAAAGA GTATTGCATCCAATGAACAATCAAGTACCATCAGCCAAAGGGCTCAAAGGATCTTATCTTCTAAGGGTGGGATTATGAAGGATGGCCAAGATGGATCATTTACATCAAAGTGGAACCTTGCACAGAAACAATACTCAAACAATCCACTGTTAGGCAGGCTTGGATCAAATGCCTATTCGAGCACTAGAACAGAG GAATCTGGGGCAGTGCCATTTGCATTAGCCAAGCTGACAAACCGGCTCAATTTTTTGAAAGAAAGGAGGGCGATTCTTGCAAGTGAGATGCAAAACTTAAATTTGGCTCGCCCACCAGGGCCTACAGCTCCAGCACCAAAGAAAGACTCCACATGA
- the LOC127769055 gene encoding putative cysteine proteinase inhibitor 9 — MRTSSLVLFAAVAVFGAACTAAAGDESWKTIDANDRHVQDVALWAVAETDWASATGGLTLNTVDGAEKRFEAGVTYYRLTLEASSRVVAKYLRFQAVVYEEGDEHKLVSFVPIH; from the coding sequence ATGAGGACCAGCAGCCTCGTCctgttcgccgccgtcgccgtcttcgGCGCTgcctgcacggcggcggccggcgacgaatcCTGGAAGACGATCGACGCGAATGACCGGCACGTCCAGGACGTCGCCCtgtgggcggtggcggagacAGACTGGGCGTCGGCGACGGGCGGCCTCACGCTCAACACGGTGGACGGCGCCGAGAAGAGGTTTGAGGCCGGCGTGACCTACTACCGCCTCACCCTCGAGGCGTCGAGCCGCGTCGTCGCCAAGTACCTCAGGTTCCAGGCGGTGGTGTACGAGGAGGGCGACGAGCACAAGCTCGTCTCCTTCGTCCCCATCCACTGA